A portion of the Burkholderia pseudomultivorans genome contains these proteins:
- a CDS encoding SDR family oxidoreductase — MNIDGCIAIVTGANRGVGAAFVEGLLAAGARKIYAASRDPDAIVRRDSRVVPVELDVTNAQQIRRAAANAPDVTLLVNNAGVNRMASCLSTVDPDAATREMEVNYFGTLNMIRAFAPALRENGGAIVNMLSILARIALPSMGSLCASKAAALRMTESVRAELAKDGVSVLAIMPGAIDTDMSRDFPGPKIPAPDVVSATLDALAAGIDELYVGDMAKAIAAELASDRIAVQRRVASA, encoded by the coding sequence ATGAACATTGACGGATGCATTGCGATCGTGACCGGCGCGAATCGCGGGGTCGGCGCGGCCTTTGTGGAAGGCCTGCTTGCCGCCGGCGCCAGGAAAATCTATGCGGCCTCGCGCGATCCGGATGCAATCGTGCGACGCGATTCGCGTGTCGTGCCGGTCGAGCTGGACGTCACGAACGCGCAGCAGATCCGGCGTGCCGCGGCGAACGCGCCGGACGTGACGCTGCTGGTCAACAACGCAGGCGTCAACCGGATGGCATCATGCCTGTCGACCGTCGATCCCGACGCCGCGACACGCGAGATGGAGGTCAACTACTTCGGCACGCTGAACATGATCCGCGCGTTTGCACCCGCGTTGCGCGAGAACGGCGGCGCGATCGTCAATATGCTGTCGATCCTCGCGCGGATCGCGTTGCCGTCGATGGGCTCGCTCTGCGCGTCGAAGGCTGCCGCGTTGCGGATGACCGAAAGCGTGCGCGCGGAACTTGCGAAAGACGGCGTGAGCGTGCTCGCGATCATGCCCGGTGCGATCGACACCGACATGAGCCGCGATTTTCCAGGGCCGAAGATTCCGGCGCCTGACGTCGTGAGCGCGACGCTCGACGCGCTCGCGGCCGGTATCGACGAACTGTATGTGGGAGACATGGCAAAGGCGATCGCTGCGGAACTCGCGAGCGATCGCATCGCGGTGCAACGACGTGTTGCGTCGGCCTGA
- a CDS encoding MmgE/PrpD family protein: MNAVTETRATRLATFVAQMDADALPDEVVAKAKRHVLDTFGAALAGTSAVETHSMRALTAPVGQGGATLWGTRRTAGARDAAFVNGIAAHALELDDSGGCDHSGAVVLPAVLAALSCAGRPVSGRECVTAIVLGYEVGRRVLEASGGYSAHNGAGWHSTLSCGVFGAAAASARVLGLGAARTRDALGHAASFSSGLWAFIHDGSQTKRLHAGRAAEGGVLAALLAREGVSGPARVFDDVWGGFFNAFAAQSQAPDALIDDLGAHWKLMRCSIKPHASCRSAHAAVDAALQLADGCTFEAGEIERVVVRTSAFVARMCGGCDLSTLSSAQMSLPYAVAAALAFGDTGIGAYRDDRRTDSRVTALLERITIEIDPALGDLDEPTVILYRADGRRESRHVPIALGDPRNPLSDAALLTKYRALAGMALGRAQIDMLSETCLSLERQADARVLNELVAGDAESRS; encoded by the coding sequence ATGAACGCGGTGACGGAAACGCGCGCCACGCGCCTTGCGACGTTCGTCGCGCAGATGGACGCGGACGCATTGCCGGACGAAGTCGTCGCGAAGGCGAAGCGTCATGTGCTCGACACGTTCGGCGCGGCGCTGGCGGGTACGTCGGCCGTCGAGACGCACAGCATGCGCGCGTTGACCGCCCCCGTCGGGCAGGGTGGGGCGACGCTATGGGGTACGCGCCGGACTGCGGGCGCGCGCGATGCGGCATTCGTCAACGGGATCGCCGCGCACGCGCTCGAACTCGACGATTCCGGCGGCTGCGATCATTCGGGCGCCGTCGTGCTGCCGGCCGTGCTTGCCGCGCTGTCGTGCGCGGGCCGCCCCGTGTCCGGCCGGGAATGCGTAACGGCGATCGTGCTCGGCTACGAAGTCGGACGACGTGTGCTCGAAGCGTCCGGCGGCTACTCAGCCCATAACGGGGCGGGCTGGCATTCGACGCTCAGTTGCGGCGTGTTCGGCGCAGCAGCGGCGAGTGCACGGGTGCTCGGCCTCGGCGCCGCGCGCACGCGCGACGCGCTCGGCCATGCGGCAAGTTTCTCCAGCGGCTTGTGGGCTTTCATCCACGACGGATCGCAGACGAAGCGGCTGCATGCCGGCCGGGCTGCGGAAGGGGGCGTGCTCGCGGCGCTGCTGGCGCGCGAAGGCGTGAGCGGCCCTGCCAGGGTGTTCGACGACGTGTGGGGTGGTTTCTTCAACGCGTTCGCCGCGCAATCGCAGGCGCCCGACGCATTGATCGACGACCTGGGCGCGCACTGGAAACTGATGCGCTGCTCGATCAAGCCGCATGCGTCGTGCCGCAGCGCGCACGCGGCAGTCGACGCGGCACTGCAGCTTGCGGACGGTTGCACGTTCGAGGCCGGCGAGATCGAACGGGTGGTCGTGCGGACGAGCGCGTTCGTTGCCCGGATGTGCGGCGGCTGCGACCTGTCGACGCTGTCGTCGGCGCAGATGAGCCTGCCGTACGCGGTTGCGGCGGCCCTTGCGTTCGGCGACACGGGGATTGGTGCTTATCGCGATGACAGGCGTACGGATTCGCGCGTCACTGCGCTGCTTGAGCGCATTACGATCGAGATCGATCCGGCGCTCGGCGATCTCGACGAGCCGACCGTGATTCTGTATCGCGCGGATGGTCGGCGCGAATCGCGTCACGTGCCGATCGCACTCGGCGATCCGCGGAATCCGCTGTCGGATGCGGCGTTGTTGACGAAGTATCGTGCGCTGGCAGGCATGGCGCTCGGTCGTGCGCAGATCGATATGTTGAGCGAGACGTGCCTGTCGCTGGAGCGGCAAGCGGATGCGCGGGTGTTGAACGAGCTGGTTGCCGGGGACGCGGAGAGTCGATCTTGA
- a CDS encoding dienelactone hydrolase family protein, with product MSGNYIDVKSTDGRSFSAYLAVPPQGSGPGLVLLQEIFGVNGYMKSMADRFAEEGYVVLVPDLFWRIKPGVVLAYDGDDLATALAYNEQLDLDLAVADIAATLDALRAVPQHAGTVGAVGYCLGGKLAMLAAAKTGLDCAVSYYGVGLDAYLDRVPAIACPMVFHFAGDDALCPPATRERIQAALSANTSIEQYVYPGCDHAFATPERASFDKPAAMMAYSRTLALLRKVLGPVHDLNSLWERHCYYEFATRDVDAIMPTMVAQPYVNHVPTMTGGVGHDQLKRFYRYHFVDANPEDTRLIPVSRTIGADRIVDEFIFCATHTCAIDWLVPGLPPTGRYFEIPMLAVVCFRGDKLYNEHIYWDQASVLVQLGVLDPAGLPIAGIATAKKMFDETLPSNELMRNWASSEGKPI from the coding sequence GTGAGCGGCAACTATATCGACGTGAAATCCACCGACGGACGCAGCTTCTCGGCCTATCTTGCGGTCCCGCCGCAAGGATCCGGGCCGGGGCTCGTGCTTCTGCAGGAAATATTCGGCGTCAACGGCTACATGAAATCGATGGCCGATCGCTTCGCCGAAGAAGGCTATGTCGTGCTGGTTCCCGATCTGTTCTGGCGGATCAAGCCGGGCGTCGTGCTCGCGTATGACGGCGACGATCTGGCCACCGCGCTGGCATACAACGAGCAGCTCGATCTCGACCTCGCCGTAGCGGACATCGCGGCGACGCTCGACGCGCTTCGCGCGGTGCCGCAGCACGCCGGGACGGTGGGCGCGGTCGGTTACTGCCTCGGCGGCAAGCTGGCGATGCTGGCCGCTGCGAAGACCGGGCTCGATTGCGCCGTGAGCTACTACGGCGTCGGGCTGGATGCCTACCTCGACCGCGTTCCGGCGATCGCCTGCCCGATGGTCTTTCATTTCGCGGGCGATGATGCGCTTTGCCCGCCCGCGACGCGGGAAAGGATCCAGGCCGCGCTGTCCGCGAACACGTCGATCGAGCAATACGTGTATCCGGGTTGCGACCATGCGTTCGCGACGCCCGAGCGCGCGTCATTCGACAAGCCGGCCGCGATGATGGCGTATTCGCGCACGCTAGCGCTGCTTCGCAAGGTGCTCGGGCCCGTCCACGACCTGAACAGCCTGTGGGAACGCCACTGTTACTACGAGTTTGCCACGCGCGACGTGGATGCAATCATGCCCACGATGGTCGCGCAGCCGTACGTGAACCACGTGCCGACCATGACCGGCGGTGTCGGGCACGATCAACTCAAGCGCTTCTACCGCTATCACTTCGTGGACGCCAATCCGGAGGACACGCGCCTGATTCCTGTGTCGCGCACGATCGGGGCCGATCGCATCGTCGACGAATTCATCTTCTGCGCGACGCACACCTGCGCAATCGACTGGCTGGTGCCCGGCTTGCCGCCAACCGGGCGGTACTTCGAGATACCGATGCTGGCCGTCGTCTGCTTTCGCGGCGACAAGCTGTACAACGAGCACATCTACTGGGACCAGGCTTCCGTTCTGGTTCAGCTCGGTGTGCTCGATCCGGCAGGGCTGCCGATCGCGGGCATCGCCACCGCGAAGAAGATGTTCGACGAGACACTGCCGAGCAATGAACTGATGCGCAATTGGGCGTCGAGCGAAGGCAAGCCCATCTAA
- a CDS encoding IS110 family transposase has protein sequence MEPTTIAIDLAKRVFQIHYVEPETGAIHSKVLKRAQLAPFFANRPASRVVMEACGSAHHWARVLARLGHDVRLIAAQFVRPFVKSNKNDAADAAAIWEAAQRPGMRFVAVKTEDQQAMLAMHRIRQQLVRIRVMQVNQLRGLLYEFGVVLPQGRRASIEAAKAALASLADELPAMLLDSLQDQLSRLCALDEQIARIEQRILSWRRNDDACLRISEIPGVGVLTATAAVSVIGQARTFRSGREFAAYLGLVPRQNGSGGKIKLGGISKRGDVYLRTLLIHGARSVISSSKHLPERLRQMLSRRPTNVVAVALANKMARTIWALLAHGRTYEAAPSQ, from the coding sequence ATGGAACCCACGACCATTGCCATCGATCTGGCCAAGCGCGTTTTCCAGATTCATTATGTCGAGCCTGAAACCGGCGCGATTCACAGCAAGGTACTCAAACGTGCCCAGCTCGCGCCGTTCTTCGCCAACCGGCCGGCGAGCCGCGTCGTTATGGAGGCCTGTGGCAGCGCTCATCATTGGGCCCGGGTACTGGCACGGCTTGGCCACGACGTGCGGCTCATCGCAGCTCAGTTCGTGCGGCCGTTCGTGAAGTCTAACAAGAATGATGCGGCTGACGCCGCGGCGATCTGGGAAGCTGCCCAGCGTCCCGGCATGCGGTTCGTGGCCGTTAAGACCGAAGACCAGCAGGCCATGCTGGCGATGCACCGGATACGCCAGCAATTGGTCCGGATTCGCGTCATGCAGGTCAACCAACTTCGCGGATTGCTCTACGAGTTCGGCGTCGTGTTGCCTCAAGGCCGTCGTGCATCGATCGAAGCCGCCAAAGCCGCGCTGGCGTCACTGGCCGACGAGTTGCCGGCCATGCTGCTAGACAGCCTGCAGGATCAGCTTTCGCGACTCTGTGCGCTCGATGAGCAGATTGCTCGGATCGAGCAACGCATTCTCAGTTGGCGGCGCAACGATGATGCATGCCTGCGCATCTCGGAGATTCCGGGCGTGGGCGTACTCACGGCAACTGCCGCGGTTTCGGTCATTGGACAGGCAAGAACGTTTCGCTCGGGGCGGGAGTTTGCCGCCTATCTCGGTCTCGTGCCGCGGCAGAACGGTTCGGGAGGCAAGATCAAGCTCGGTGGGATCAGCAAACGCGGTGACGTTTATCTGCGGACGCTGCTGATCCACGGCGCGCGATCGGTCATCTCGAGCTCAAAGCACTTGCCGGAGCGTTTGCGCCAGATGCTGTCCCGACGACCAACGAACGTCGTTGCTGTTGCACTCGCAAACAAGATGGCGCGAACAATCTGGGCGCTGCTGGCGCATGGCCGAACGTATGAGGCAGCACCGTCGCAGTAG
- a CDS encoding MFS transporter, producing the protein MGRSMQPASASSPHPPEIDITRETSSGRSSLRRIVLASVAGNALEWYDFFLYSTAAALVFGELFFPKGTDPLVGTIAAFAGFAVGFAARPLGGVIFGHIGDRFGRKGALVWTLTIMGASTFLIGLLPTYASVGLWAPALLLALRVLQGIAAGGEWGGGVLMISESAPADRRGYYASLSQIGVGGGFVLSAAVFYAVQMLPRDAFIGWGWRVPFLLSIIIFGIGVYIRSHLPESAEYARAEAAGRKSGMPVVEVVRKHPREVLIAMGLRVAENGGSYIVLAFSLAYGKFIGVPAQVMLAGVMVSMTAELFTMMLWGRLSDRIGRKPVYMIGALGFVVIAFPFFWLLDSKVPALIWIAFLLGNAICHGAMIGTQPSLMGELFSTEVRYSGMALGHEIASVFAGGLSPMIATALLAHYRAAWPVALLLVGLSLVTVITLLFTRETAVRKTR; encoded by the coding sequence ATGGGACGTAGCATGCAACCAGCCTCCGCGAGCAGTCCGCATCCGCCGGAGATCGATATTACGAGGGAGACGAGTAGCGGCAGGTCGTCGCTGCGGCGAATCGTGCTGGCGTCCGTGGCCGGCAACGCGCTCGAATGGTACGACTTCTTCCTGTACAGCACCGCGGCCGCGCTGGTGTTCGGCGAACTGTTCTTTCCAAAGGGAACCGACCCGCTCGTCGGCACGATCGCCGCGTTCGCCGGCTTCGCGGTGGGCTTCGCCGCCCGCCCGCTCGGCGGCGTGATTTTCGGCCACATCGGCGACCGCTTCGGCAGAAAGGGCGCGCTGGTCTGGACGCTCACCATCATGGGCGCGTCGACGTTCCTGATCGGGCTGCTTCCGACCTACGCTTCCGTCGGCCTGTGGGCGCCTGCGTTGCTGCTGGCCCTGCGCGTGCTGCAGGGCATCGCGGCCGGGGGCGAATGGGGCGGCGGCGTGCTGATGATCAGCGAATCGGCGCCGGCCGACCGGCGCGGCTACTACGCATCGCTGAGCCAGATCGGCGTCGGCGGCGGCTTCGTCCTGTCGGCCGCGGTGTTCTATGCGGTCCAGATGCTGCCGAGGGACGCGTTCATCGGCTGGGGATGGCGCGTTCCGTTCCTGCTTTCCATCATCATCTTCGGCATTGGCGTGTACATCCGCTCGCACCTGCCGGAGAGTGCCGAATACGCGCGTGCCGAGGCCGCCGGCAGGAAATCCGGCATGCCGGTCGTCGAGGTGGTCCGCAAGCATCCGAGGGAAGTGCTGATCGCGATGGGGCTGCGTGTCGCGGAGAACGGCGGCTCCTATATCGTGCTGGCCTTCTCGCTCGCGTACGGCAAGTTCATCGGCGTGCCGGCGCAGGTCATGCTGGCGGGCGTGATGGTGTCCATGACCGCCGAGCTGTTCACGATGATGCTCTGGGGGCGGTTGTCCGATCGCATCGGCAGGAAGCCGGTCTATATGATCGGCGCGCTCGGGTTCGTCGTCATCGCGTTTCCGTTCTTCTGGCTGCTCGACAGCAAGGTGCCGGCGCTGATCTGGATCGCGTTCCTGCTCGGCAACGCGATCTGCCACGGCGCGATGATCGGCACGCAGCCGAGCCTGATGGGCGAGCTCTTCAGTACCGAGGTGCGGTATTCGGGGATGGCGCTCGGCCACGAGATCGCGTCGGTGTTCGCCGGCGGCCTGTCGCCGATGATCGCCACGGCGCTGCTCGCGCACTACCGCGCCGCATGGCCGGTCGCGCTGCTGCTCGTCGGTCTGTCGCTGGTCACGGTGATCACGCTGCTGTTCACGCGCGAAACCGCCGTCCGCAAAACGCGGTGA
- a CDS encoding IS3 family transposase (programmed frameshift) produces MEVLTGPERRRRWTAEQKLAMVRESFEPGKSVSMVARQHGVNPNQLFHWRKLYQDGSLSAVKAGEEVVPASELADALKQIRELQRMLGKKTMENEILREAVEYGRGKKMDSALALAAGGRPVKLVCEVLGVSRSNVSARLSRPATWRDGRQSRQTDDASVVEEIRRVVGDLPSYGYRRVWGSLRNERIAAGQVPFNAKRIYRIMRTHGLLMQRRPAPPRPQRRHDGKVAVARSNQRWCSDGFEFRCDNGEPLRVTFALDCCDREAMSWAATTAGHSGDIVRDVMLAAVENRFGNELHTPSEIEWLSDNGSGYTADDTRRFAVAIGLKPLTTPVCSPQSNGMAESFVKTMKRDYVAFMPKPDAATAARNLAIAFEHYNEKHPHSALKYRSPREFRRSMDSATLV; encoded by the exons ATGGAAGTGTTGACGGGCCCGGAGCGCCGGCGGCGCTGGACGGCGGAGCAAAAGCTGGCGATGGTTCGCGAGAGTTTCGAACCAGGGAAGTCGGTTTCGATGGTCGCGCGGCAGCACGGCGTGAACCCGAACCAGCTGTTCCACTGGCGCAAGCTGTACCAGGATGGGAGCCTGTCAGCGGTCAAGGCTGGCGAGGAAGTGGTTCCGGCCTCAGAGCTGGCCGACGCGCTCAAGCAGATTCGCGAGCTGCAACGGATGCTCGGCAAGAAGACCATGGAGAACGAGATTCTCCGCGAAGCAGTCGAGTATGGCCGAG GCAAAAAAATGGATAGCGCACTCGCCCTCGCTGCCGGAGGACGACCAGTGAAACTGGTTTGTGAAGTTCTCGGCGTGTCGCGCTCGAACGTATCGGCACGACTGTCGCGTCCGGCGACGTGGCGCGATGGCCGTCAATCGCGGCAGACGGACGATGCGAGCGTGGTCGAGGAAATCCGCCGAGTCGTCGGCGATTTGCCCAGCTATGGCTATCGCCGGGTGTGGGGCTCGCTGCGCAATGAACGCATTGCTGCCGGACAGGTGCCGTTCAATGCGAAGCGCATCTATCGCATCATGCGCACTCACGGTCTGCTGATGCAACGGCGTCCAGCACCGCCTCGGCCGCAACGTCGGCACGATGGCAAGGTGGCCGTAGCCCGCAGCAATCAGCGATGGTGCTCGGACGGCTTCGAGTTCCGCTGCGACAACGGCGAGCCGCTTCGAGTGACATTCGCGCTTGACTGCTGCGACCGCGAAGCGATGAGCTGGGCGGCTACGACGGCAGGTCACAGCGGCGACATCGTGCGCGACGTCATGCTGGCCGCAGTGGAAAATCGGTTTGGCAACGAGCTGCATACCCCGTCCGAAATCGAGTGGCTGAGTGACAACGGTTCGGGCTACACGGCCGACGACACGCGCCGGTTCGCAGTGGCCATCGGCCTGAAGCCATTGACCACACCGGTGTGCAGCCCACAAAGTAATGGGATGGCAGAGAGCTTCGTGAAGACGATGAAACGCGACTACGTCGCCTTCATGCCGAAGCCGGACGCAGCGACTGCCGCACGCAACTTGGCCATCGCGTTCGAGCATTACAACGAGAAGCATCCCCATAGCGCGCTGAAATACCGCTCGCCTCGCGAGTTCCGGCGCTCGATGGATTCAGCAACCTTAGTGTGA
- a CDS encoding porin: protein MRKWLPALLLGILSISHFARAQSSVTLYGIIDDGLTWSSNQGGHSAWQMQGSISQGNRWGLKGVEDLGGGWSAVFRLENGFNVNTGALSQGGRLFGRQAYVGLGNSRYGTVTMGRQGEAVGDYIGTLSANGMLPGGILFPHPGDLDNNGIDFRLNNAVKYTTPTIAGLTGMAMYSFGGVAGDFGRTSAKSFALQYAYGGLRLVGVYTSIDHPAQAVPEGLWTASNTVDGNYGLAAASYKVMGVGATYTFGRATISADWTHTRFGDLDPKLGAKIGGHATFDIGEIVGVYRLTPSLQLGVAYSYTAGSVSQTGYAPGYHEGDASVDYLLSVRTDVYASATYMHAVRGAVANLGPVLAASSSPNQTALRIGIRHRF from the coding sequence GTGAGAAAATGGCTTCCGGCATTATTATTAGGAATACTGTCGATATCGCATTTCGCACGTGCCCAAAGCAGCGTGACCTTGTACGGCATCATCGACGACGGTCTGACCTGGTCGAGCAACCAGGGCGGCCACAGCGCCTGGCAGATGCAGGGGAGCATTTCGCAAGGCAACCGTTGGGGCCTGAAAGGAGTGGAAGACCTGGGAGGCGGCTGGTCCGCGGTGTTCAGGCTGGAGAACGGTTTCAACGTCAACACCGGAGCGCTAAGCCAAGGCGGGCGATTGTTCGGCCGGCAGGCATACGTAGGTCTCGGAAATTCGCGTTACGGTACGGTGACCATGGGGCGACAAGGCGAAGCCGTTGGCGATTACATCGGCACACTTTCGGCGAACGGCATGCTGCCGGGCGGCATTCTGTTTCCGCATCCCGGCGATCTCGATAACAACGGCATTGACTTCCGTCTGAACAACGCCGTCAAGTACACGACGCCGACCATTGCCGGACTGACGGGCATGGCGATGTACAGCTTCGGGGGCGTCGCGGGCGATTTTGGCCGCACAAGTGCGAAGTCGTTTGCCCTGCAGTACGCCTACGGAGGGCTCCGGCTGGTTGGCGTCTACACCTCGATCGACCATCCGGCCCAGGCCGTCCCTGAAGGTCTCTGGACTGCGTCCAACACGGTCGACGGCAACTATGGCCTCGCGGCGGCCAGCTATAAGGTAATGGGCGTCGGTGCGACCTACACGTTCGGGCGGGCGACGATCAGCGCGGACTGGACGCATACGCGATTCGGCGATCTCGATCCGAAGCTCGGTGCGAAGATCGGCGGTCACGCCACGTTCGATATTGGCGAGATCGTCGGTGTTTACAGGCTCACGCCGAGCCTGCAGTTGGGTGTCGCGTACAGCTACACGGCGGGGAGCGTGTCGCAGACTGGCTACGCACCGGGCTATCACGAAGGCGACGCAAGCGTCGATTACCTGCTTTCCGTCCGTACCGACGTCTATGCGAGCGCGACGTACATGCATGCGGTACGCGGCGCCGTGGCGAATCTCGGGCCGGTGCTCGCGGCGTCCAGTTCACCCAATCAGACGGCGTTGCGTATAGGTATACGTCACAGGTTTTGA
- a CDS encoding Zn-ribbon domain-containing OB-fold protein: MKLAVFRCAQCGQTWFPARYFCPTCGGATWENVEVERGTVCESTVLRHRVAGSEDVAVNIASIRTDRGPVVIAAMPYAPADGDAVSLAIDENARITAWADETGDSDEH, translated from the coding sequence ATGAAACTCGCGGTGTTTCGGTGTGCGCAATGCGGGCAGACGTGGTTTCCGGCGCGCTATTTCTGCCCGACGTGCGGGGGCGCGACGTGGGAGAACGTCGAGGTCGAGCGCGGGACGGTCTGCGAGTCGACCGTATTGCGGCATCGCGTGGCGGGCAGCGAGGATGTGGCCGTGAACATCGCCAGCATCAGAACCGATCGAGGGCCGGTGGTCATTGCCGCGATGCCGTACGCGCCGGCGGACGGCGACGCCGTGTCGCTGGCCATCGACGAGAACGCGCGGATTACGGCATGGGCGGACGAGACGGGGGATTCCGATGAACATTGA
- a CDS encoding thiolase family protein codes for MNWPNFDDVLIAGAVEVAYRRAPGELTTSDLLAQAFGDVIRNAGFSTKDVDGLGVASFTLAPDHAIDLAWRLGISPRWCMDDCHGGASGINLLQHAVRAIQGGDANLIVLVSGDRFAPEDFRRLVDNYNRTTATYLRPLPSGGPNSLFAMLTQRHAAHHGLERADYGAICVAQRAWAAQNPGAVYRAPMQIDDYLAAPLVADPLGRFDCVPVVSGANALILARADLVRAPVNVKVRALQSLYNFDHQQADGWRTSLAVIAADLWKQAGALPREMDVVSVYDDYPVMVLAQLADLGFAPDGDLRALIGRIGARELRVNTSGGQLSVGQAGAAGGMHGLVEAIVQLRGDAGERQVPDARLAVVSGYGMVQYRYGMCANAVVLERSEQGGRR; via the coding sequence ATGAACTGGCCGAATTTCGACGACGTGCTGATCGCAGGCGCCGTGGAGGTTGCCTACCGCCGCGCGCCGGGCGAGCTGACGACGAGCGACCTGCTCGCGCAGGCTTTCGGGGATGTGATCCGGAACGCCGGCTTCTCGACCAAGGATGTCGACGGGCTCGGCGTCGCGTCGTTCACGCTGGCGCCCGATCACGCGATCGATCTCGCCTGGCGCCTCGGCATCAGCCCGCGCTGGTGCATGGACGACTGCCACGGCGGCGCGAGCGGAATCAACCTGCTGCAGCATGCGGTGCGCGCGATCCAGGGCGGCGACGCGAACCTCATCGTGCTGGTGTCCGGCGACCGGTTTGCGCCCGAGGATTTTCGGCGACTCGTCGACAACTACAACCGCACGACCGCCACGTACCTGCGACCGTTGCCCAGCGGCGGCCCGAACAGCCTGTTCGCGATGCTGACCCAACGCCACGCCGCGCATCACGGGCTCGAGCGGGCCGACTACGGCGCGATCTGCGTCGCGCAACGCGCATGGGCCGCGCAGAACCCGGGCGCCGTGTATCGCGCGCCGATGCAGATCGACGATTATCTGGCGGCGCCGCTTGTGGCCGACCCGCTCGGCCGCTTCGACTGCGTGCCGGTCGTGAGCGGCGCCAATGCGCTGATCCTCGCGCGCGCGGACCTCGTGCGGGCGCCGGTGAACGTCAAGGTGCGCGCGCTGCAAAGCCTTTACAACTTCGACCATCAGCAGGCAGACGGATGGCGGACCTCGCTGGCCGTCATCGCGGCTGATCTGTGGAAGCAGGCGGGGGCGCTGCCTCGCGAGATGGACGTGGTGTCGGTGTACGACGATTACCCGGTCATGGTGCTGGCGCAGCTGGCGGACCTCGGCTTCGCGCCGGACGGCGACCTGCGCGCGCTGATCGGGCGTATCGGCGCGCGCGAGCTGCGGGTCAACACGTCGGGCGGGCAATTGTCGGTCGGGCAGGCGGGTGCCGCGGGCGGCATGCACGGGCTGGTCGAGGCGATCGTGCAGTTGCGCGGCGATGCGGGGGAGCGGCAGGTGCCGGACGCGCGGCTGGCCGTGGTCAGCGGCTACGGCATGGTGCAATACCGCTACGGAATGTGCGCGAACGCCGTCGTGCTGGAGCGCAGCGAGCAGGGAGGGCGGCGATGA
- a CDS encoding Ivy family c-type lysozyme inhibitor produces MQIKTSLAIAIVAVSVASLSLAENLPLTLSTVKRDPVASKAFEAMKKDHALPSWVERGGTETRGNSVSFDGRQMIVMTACKPHECGSERFAILYDPQRNVMYGLLLVVDPKRRDTERLTWMNLRDGGESIDGRAILYAALTGSVANHPDAFNFK; encoded by the coding sequence ATGCAAATCAAGACTTCGCTGGCGATTGCCATCGTGGCGGTATCCGTCGCGTCGTTGTCATTGGCTGAAAATCTTCCGCTGACGCTGAGTACGGTCAAGCGCGATCCAGTCGCAAGCAAGGCATTTGAGGCGATGAAAAAGGATCATGCGTTGCCGTCGTGGGTCGAGCGTGGCGGTACCGAAACGCGGGGGAATTCTGTCTCGTTCGATGGACGACAAATGATCGTCATGACGGCATGCAAGCCGCATGAATGTGGTTCTGAACGCTTCGCTATCCTGTACGATCCGCAAAGGAACGTGATGTATGGCCTGTTGCTGGTTGTCGATCCGAAACGAAGAGATACCGAACGCCTGACGTGGATGAATCTTCGCGATGGCGGCGAATCTATCGACGGGCGGGCAATCTTGTATGCGGCCCTGACGGGCAGCGTCGCCAACCACCCCGACGCGTTCAATTTTAAGTGA